The Ipomoea triloba cultivar NCNSP0323 chromosome 14, ASM357664v1 region TTCTAGCCTTGCTCCGCCGTGTGTACGAGGTTTTGGTGGCGGAGCCGGCGAGGATCCGGAGGGTATTGAAGAAGCAAGGGATAGATGGGCCGCCGCCGGCTTTCCTTCTCGGAAACATCTCGGAGGTGAAGAAGCCGATGCAGGCGAAACCAAGGACAGAATCTTTGGTCAATGAGAAAGGAGAGTTTGATCACAATTGGATCAACTCTCTTTTTCCCTTCTTTGATCCATGGAGGAAGAAGTATGGTAAGCATGCAAGTTGTAGTTTTAATTTAAACCATATGCATGCATATTTGACCCGGAGATTTCGGTCTAATCTTAAATTCTGATGCGTGTGTAGGTGAATTGTTCGTGTTTTCGCTCGGTACGAGACAGATATTGTATGTGAACAACCCGGACATGGTGAAGGAGATCACCACATGCAAATCCTATGACCTAGGAAAACCTAGGTATCATAAGGAGGAGTTTGGTACTTTGTTGGGAGAGGGCATCTTGACATCAAATGGACAAACTTGGGCTTATCATAGAAAAGTCCTTGCCCCTGAATTGTACATGGAGAAGGTCAAGGTATGGACTATGTTTTCGTTGGAATTCTAAGATATCCATTGACATTATACTGATTCCTAATAGGAGCATTGACTCTTTATATTTCAGTAGATcgagaaagtagctataaacagaTACAGCATTGTAACAAAatcagtaatactcaaaaaatatatagtatgACCCGTTATATgagttttattatatattgtgataATAAATGTGTATAGGGAGAATCCCACCTAAACTGGTCAGATTGTTGGTTTAgtaaatacaaaattacaaattcaacTCGGAATGACAACAGTCTATTAGCCTTGATTTGAGCCTATTAGCTATAGACAACCAAGGTTGATTTACCTCAACATTATTTGCTGACCAAGGTCAAAAAGCGAAGTTTATCCTATATGCAACCTCAAATAGTGATTAGATTTATTTGgtcactcaaaaaatatatattgttggaTGCCTTAGAAGTATTCATGATGAATGATAAAAGTTGGTAAATATTGTGCAGGGAATGGCACCCTTATTTGCAGAATCAGCAAGAATATTGGTGGAGAAATGGAAGGCGGTGGTGGAAGCGGCGGAAGGAGGAGTGGCAGATATTAACATAGATGAATATATGAGAGCCTTCTCCGGCGACGTCATATCAAGAGCCTGCTTTGGGAGCAGCTACGAAAGGGGAAAAGAAATCTTCAACAGGCTTAAAGATCTCCAGGAGGCCACTTCTGCCAAAGTCACCACCATCGGAATCCCAGGACTAtcgtaatattatatttctctctctctcctatcattatatatttaaaatcaatttatatAAAAGTCAAATTAGTCATATTATTGATTTAATAGTCACAAAATTACAGTTTAACTTTCAATCTGAGCCGCCTATTAACCTTTTACATGCCTGTTTGTATCTTTTGCCGCCACAAAACAGAATTTCTCTCTTTAGGCCAAGTTGAGTCCTCAGTCAGCGATCCCCTCTCTCATCTTACCTGCATAGTTTTGAggacaactttattttcttatacattGCTATAACATTTTCCAGAAACAAGATACTAGACTTACTTTTTACGGATCACCACAATTCTCTCTTCTAACACCTGTCAATCTTAATTGCATAGTTTTAAAAgacaattttgatttcttatagattgctataatatttttgagatcTAGGGTACTAGACTTGACTCCTTACGACCACCACGGCTCAACAATTCTTTAGTCACTCATTACTGAATTTGACACTTTACCTCTGattacaaaaaatttgttttatataatgaCAAAATGGTATGTTTTAGGCGTCTTCCGACGAAGGGGAACAGAGAAGGGTGGGCGCTGGACAAAGAAATTCACGATTTGATCATAGAAGTGGTGAAGGAGAGGAAGGAGAAGGGAGCGGAGAAGGACTTGCTGCAAATGGTTCTTGAAGGCGCAGAGGCCGGACAAATGTCTCCGCAGGAGATCGATGCCTTCATCGTCTCCAACTGCAAAAACGTCTA contains the following coding sequences:
- the LOC116003704 gene encoding cytochrome P450 714C2-like → MEVHILSKVLISLFSIGVLALLRRVYEVLVAEPARIRRVLKKQGIDGPPPAFLLGNISEVKKPMQAKPRTESLVNEKGEFDHNWINSLFPFFDPWRKKYGELFVFSLGTRQILYVNNPDMVKEITTCKSYDLGKPRYHKEEFGTLLGEGILTSNGQTWAYHRKVLAPELYMEKVKGMAPLFAESARILVEKWKAVVEAAEGGVADINIDEYMRAFSGDVISRACFGSSYERGKEIFNRLKDLQEATSAKVTTIGIPGLSRLPTKGNREGWALDKEIHDLIIEVVKERKEKGAEKDLLQMVLEGAEAGQMSPQEIDAFIVSNCKNVYLAAHEASAIGASWCLMLLAAHPDWQQRCRDEIAEICHGQTPDAEMLRRMKTVTMVLQETLRLYPSGPALAREALNDIKIGGYDIPKGVNIWTMVETLHVDTENWGPDALSFNPERFTNGVSGACKLQHSFLPFGFGPRLCVGQHLAMVELKMLVSALLTNFSFSISPRYIHSPALKLVIKPEFGVDLLITKL